In the Drosophila biarmipes strain raj3 chromosome X, RU_DBia_V1.1, whole genome shotgun sequence genome, one interval contains:
- the LOC108033182 gene encoding 40S ribosomal protein S5a, producing MAEVAENVVETFEEPAAPLEAEVAETILETNVVATTELPEIKLFGRWSCDDVTVNDISLQDYISVKEKFARYLPHSAGRYAAKRFRKAQCPIVERLTCSLMMKGRNNGKKLMACRIVKHSFEIIHLLTGENPLQILVSAIINSGPREDSTRIGRAGTVRRQAVDVSPLRRVNQAIWLLCTGAREAAFRNIKTIAECLADELINAAKGSSNSYAIKKKDELERVAKSNR from the exons ATGGCCGAAGTTGCTGAAAACGTGGTGGAGACCTTCGAGGAGCCAGCGGCACCTCTGGAAGCCGAGGTCGCCGAGACGATCCTGGAGACGAACGTGGTGGCCACCACCGAGCTGCCGGAGATCAAGCTGTTCGGCCGCTGGTCCTGCGACGATGTGACCGTCAACGACATCTCGCTGCAGGATTACATCTCGGTGAAGGAGAAGTTCGCCCGCTACCTTCCCCACTCCGCCGGCCGTTATGCCGCCAAGCGTTTCCGCAAGGCCCAGTGCCCCATTGTAGAGCGTTTGACCTGCTCCCTGATGATGAAGGGCCGCAACAACGGCAAGAAGCTGATGGCCTGCCGCATCGTCAAGCACTCGTTCGAGATCATCCATCTGCTCACCGGGGAGAACCCTCTGCAG ATCCTGGTCAGTGCGATCATCAACTCCGGACCCCGTGAGGACTCCACCCGTATTGGACGTGCCGGTACCGTCCGTCGCCAGGCTGTGGATGTGTCGCCCCTGCGTCGCGTCAACCAG GCCATCTGGCTGCTGTGCACTGGAGCTCGTGAGGCTGCCTTCAGGAACATCAAGACCATCGCCGAGTGCCTGGCTGATGAGCTGATCAACGCTGCCAAG GGTTCTTCCAACTCGTACGCCATCAAGAAGAAGGATGAGTTGGAGCGTGTCGCCAAGTCCAACCGTTAA